Proteins from a single region of Gordonia hongkongensis:
- a CDS encoding Cof-type HAD-IIB family hydrolase, giving the protein MTFGPPTLIASDVDGTLIDDENRVSPRTLAVLAAARAAGTEFVLATGRPPRWIAEITDQFAGTDAFVRYAVCANGAIIYDAEHDHVLWSANLEPDALVKLGEIAYQQIPGCGIAAERAGRSAHDAATAPFVASAGYEHAWLNPDHVEVGDDEVFGDPAVKLLVRKPGMASDEMARRLEPMVGDLAQVTFSTDNGLIELSVPGTHKASGLARLAELTGLPVDAVIAFGDMPNDAEMLTWAGHGVAMGHGHPTALDAADEVTVGNNDDGVAKVLERWFAGT; this is encoded by the coding sequence ATGACATTCGGTCCACCCACACTCATCGCCAGCGACGTGGACGGAACCCTCATCGACGACGAGAACCGGGTCTCCCCGCGCACGCTGGCCGTGCTCGCCGCCGCCCGTGCCGCCGGTACGGAATTCGTGCTGGCCACCGGTCGCCCCCCGCGCTGGATCGCCGAGATCACCGACCAGTTCGCCGGCACCGACGCGTTCGTCCGGTACGCGGTGTGCGCCAACGGCGCCATCATCTACGACGCCGAGCACGACCACGTGCTCTGGTCGGCCAATCTCGAACCCGACGCCCTGGTCAAACTCGGCGAGATCGCCTACCAGCAGATCCCGGGATGCGGCATCGCGGCCGAGCGGGCGGGCCGTTCCGCACACGACGCCGCGACCGCACCGTTCGTCGCGAGCGCCGGCTACGAACACGCATGGCTCAACCCCGACCACGTCGAGGTCGGTGACGACGAGGTGTTCGGCGATCCGGCCGTGAAACTCCTGGTCCGTAAGCCGGGCATGGCCTCCGACGAGATGGCTCGTCGTCTGGAGCCGATGGTCGGCGACCTCGCCCAGGTGACCTTCTCCACCGACAACGGGCTCATCGAGCTGTCCGTACCGGGCACACACAAGGCGTCTGGACTCGCCCGGCTCGCCGAGCTCACCGGACTCCCCGTCGATGCGGTGATCGCGTTCGGCGACATGCCCAATGACGCCGAGATGCTCACCTGGGCGGGCCACGGGGTCGCGATGGGACACGGTCATCCGACCGCACTCGACGCCGCCGACGAGGTCACCGTGGGCAACAATGACGACGGCGTCGCGAAGGTGCTCGAGCGTTGGTTCGCCGGAACCTGA
- a CDS encoding peptidoglycan recognition protein: MRYPRPKPSIALAAIAAAVVASPFVVIASQSEPQLVDNKQTVSNTEIEQVPLRELPAAIVDVATSGLAAAGVELPPIDPDAFPLPDLTVPLPKGLVPGAGSSSSTDPSAPSGSPSRESSAESSPPESPSAESSPPETSSETTEPAATPTTEAPSSSERSAPSTTREQPAPRGDRAPGTPTRSNPSSTTPATPTMADGREVGAAVTHIVREAPIKMVAFTWERPVDVDLKLRAKNPDGKWGPWTVLEQISRGQAPSAKNPVGTEPVWVGDAREVQVAASKDGLAIPAAETQGGDLAQLAVGTASTVVTELATVALNALKATLISPESLLGLGSSLLSPLTGGPQVVARQAWGADESIRCSQPVYSPQMRGAIVHHTAGSNDYTPQQSAEIVRGIYAYHARSLNWCDIGYNVLIDKYGQIFEGAFGGLDRNVEGTHTGGFNKETLGVSMIGNLEEAPPTAAMVSATGKFLRWRLGKAGLNPAGTATLTSEGFAGTKFAAGTQSNLPVISGHRDYNSTSCPGVHGYAALTAIRALAGGAPPAPEPTPPADPAAPAPPPAAPGAPAPPVEPGAPAPVPPAA, from the coding sequence GTGCGTTACCCCAGACCGAAACCTTCGATCGCGCTCGCCGCGATCGCCGCCGCGGTCGTCGCGAGCCCGTTCGTGGTGATCGCGAGCCAGTCCGAACCACAGTTGGTGGACAACAAGCAGACGGTCTCCAACACCGAGATCGAGCAGGTCCCGTTACGGGAACTGCCCGCCGCCATCGTCGACGTGGCGACGTCCGGCCTCGCCGCGGCGGGGGTCGAACTGCCGCCGATCGATCCGGACGCGTTCCCGCTGCCGGATCTGACGGTCCCGCTGCCGAAGGGTCTCGTCCCGGGAGCCGGCTCATCGTCGAGCACCGATCCCTCTGCCCCGTCGGGATCGCCGTCGAGGGAGTCATCGGCAGAATCGTCGCCGCCGGAATCCCCCTCGGCAGAATCGTCGCCGCCGGAAACCAGCTCGGAGACAACCGAACCCGCCGCCACCCCGACGACCGAGGCGCCCAGCAGCAGCGAGCGGTCGGCACCGTCGACGACGCGGGAACAGCCGGCGCCTCGAGGTGACCGGGCACCGGGGACCCCGACCCGATCGAACCCGAGCAGCACGACCCCGGCGACACCGACGATGGCCGACGGCCGCGAGGTCGGGGCGGCGGTCACGCACATCGTGCGCGAGGCGCCGATCAAGATGGTGGCGTTCACCTGGGAGCGACCCGTGGACGTCGACCTCAAGCTGCGTGCGAAGAACCCCGACGGCAAGTGGGGACCGTGGACGGTCCTGGAGCAGATCTCCCGCGGACAGGCGCCCAGCGCGAAGAACCCGGTCGGTACCGAACCGGTCTGGGTGGGCGACGCACGTGAGGTGCAGGTCGCCGCGAGCAAGGACGGCCTCGCGATCCCGGCGGCGGAAACCCAGGGCGGCGATCTCGCCCAGCTGGCCGTCGGCACCGCGAGCACGGTGGTGACGGAGTTGGCCACGGTTGCCCTCAATGCGCTGAAGGCGACGCTCATCAGCCCCGAGAGCCTGCTCGGCCTGGGTTCGTCGTTGCTGTCGCCGCTGACCGGCGGACCGCAGGTCGTGGCCCGCCAGGCCTGGGGCGCCGACGAGTCCATCCGGTGTTCGCAGCCGGTGTACTCGCCGCAGATGCGCGGTGCGATCGTGCACCACACGGCCGGCAGCAACGACTACACCCCGCAGCAGTCCGCGGAGATCGTCCGGGGCATCTACGCCTATCACGCACGCAGCCTGAACTGGTGCGACATCGGGTACAACGTGCTCATCGACAAGTACGGCCAGATCTTCGAGGGCGCGTTCGGCGGACTCGACCGCAATGTCGAGGGCACGCACACCGGCGGGTTCAACAAGGAGACCCTCGGGGTGTCGATGATCGGCAACCTCGAGGAGGCGCCGCCGACCGCGGCGATGGTGTCGGCGACCGGCAAGTTCCTGCGCTGGCGCCTCGGCAAGGCCGGACTCAACCCGGCGGGCACGGCGACGCTGACCTCAGAGGGGTTCGCGGGCACCAAGTTCGCGGCGGGCACGCAGTCGAACCTGCCGGTCATCTCCGGGCACCGCGACTACAACAGCACCAGCTGTCCGGGAGTCCACGGCTACGCGGCGCTCACCGCGATCCGGGCGCTCGCCGGCGGCGCCCCGCCGGCACCCGAACCGACGCCGCCCGCCGATCCCGCAGCCCCGGCACCTCCGCCGGCCGCACCCGGTGCCCCCGCGCCGCCGGTCGAACCGGGTGCCCCCGCCCCGGTGCCGCCGGCGGCCTGA
- a CDS encoding SpoIID/LytB domain-containing protein: MCSAVTKARPTRLLPRWPASGARPGRARNRALTWAAAGLAPALLAGGLAVASSSESAEQVELSVGSTVTLIGHGHGHGRGMGQWGAYGYARKGWTAQQILRHYYGGTTAGKVDRPEILVALTGQGSVNVHADAGMRVGGQTVAPGQAVSLSGGTATIRSGCGGGVVRSVPATFVEPLSMAPNRPAGEFLKFCGSNKAYRGAMGLEGGRVVNRIHIDDYVKGVIPRESLPAWGDSGGAAALQAQAVAARTYALAAIAGGKKIDDTQNSQVYGGVSGEDRRTNAAADATAGQILMQNGQPAFTEFSASTGGYTAGGRFPAVVDEGDTVSPNHNWTATVSAGSIGMAFGVGALRSFEVIEANGLGAEHGRAIKVRAVGSGGTAEVSGEEARTKLQLKSSWFAVQGQPSPPRIVKPPTGPASPGGGGIDFGSLNQLAEQILPGSSKFLDMATSAMNGRFADLGGITGPLGQALGVPTLTPDAAGVTQLFEKGMMFFTPATGPRVLVGKGLERYQDRGGIPALGFPKRDAFR; the protein is encoded by the coding sequence ATGTGTTCTGCAGTGACCAAAGCCCGACCTACACGGCTTCTGCCGCGATGGCCGGCGAGCGGTGCGCGGCCCGGACGGGCCCGCAACCGCGCGTTGACCTGGGCCGCGGCGGGGCTGGCGCCCGCACTGCTGGCCGGTGGACTCGCTGTCGCGAGCTCATCGGAATCGGCCGAACAGGTCGAGCTCTCGGTCGGGTCGACGGTGACGCTGATCGGGCACGGTCATGGCCACGGCCGCGGAATGGGGCAATGGGGAGCGTACGGCTACGCCCGCAAGGGCTGGACGGCACAGCAGATCTTGCGCCACTACTACGGTGGCACCACCGCGGGGAAGGTGGACAGGCCCGAGATCCTGGTGGCCCTCACGGGTCAGGGCTCGGTGAATGTGCACGCGGACGCCGGCATGCGAGTCGGTGGTCAGACGGTGGCTCCCGGGCAGGCGGTCAGCCTGTCCGGGGGCACGGCCACCATCCGCAGCGGGTGCGGCGGCGGTGTGGTGCGGTCGGTGCCGGCCACCTTCGTCGAACCCCTCAGCATGGCGCCCAACCGCCCGGCCGGTGAATTCCTCAAGTTCTGCGGATCGAACAAGGCCTACCGCGGGGCCATGGGACTCGAAGGCGGGCGCGTGGTCAATCGCATCCACATCGACGACTACGTCAAGGGCGTCATCCCGCGCGAGAGCCTGCCCGCCTGGGGCGACTCCGGCGGCGCGGCGGCGCTGCAGGCGCAGGCCGTGGCGGCCCGCACCTACGCACTAGCGGCGATCGCGGGCGGCAAGAAGATCGACGACACCCAGAATTCGCAGGTCTACGGCGGTGTCTCGGGCGAGGACCGCCGGACCAACGCGGCCGCCGACGCCACCGCCGGCCAGATCCTGATGCAGAACGGTCAACCGGCCTTCACCGAGTTCTCCGCGTCGACCGGCGGCTACACGGCCGGCGGACGTTTCCCGGCCGTCGTCGACGAGGGCGACACGGTCTCGCCCAACCACAACTGGACCGCCACCGTCAGCGCGGGCAGCATCGGAATGGCGTTCGGAGTCGGTGCGCTGCGGAGCTTCGAGGTGATCGAGGCCAACGGCCTGGGCGCCGAACACGGACGCGCGATCAAGGTGCGCGCGGTCGGCTCCGGCGGGACCGCGGAGGTGAGTGGCGAGGAAGCTCGAACCAAGCTGCAGCTGAAGTCGTCGTGGTTCGCGGTCCAGGGTCAGCCCTCGCCGCCGCGGATCGTCAAACCGCCCACCGGCCCGGCGTCGCCCGGCGGCGGGGGTATCGATTTCGGCAGCCTCAACCAGCTCGCCGAACAGATCCTGCCCGGATCGTCGAAGTTCCTCGACATGGCGACGTCGGCGATGAACGGACGGTTCGCGGACCTCGGCGGGATCACCGGACCGCTGGGCCAGGCGCTCGGTGTGCCGACCCTGACCCCCGACGCCGCGGGCGTCACCCAGCTCTTCGAGAAGGGGATGATGTTCTTCACCCCGGCCACCGGACCGCGGGTCCTCGTCGGCAAGGGGCTCGAGCGCTACCAGGATCGCGGCGGCATCCCCGCGCTCGGTTTCCCGAAGCGCGACGCGTTCCGCTGA
- a CDS encoding GAF and ANTAR domain-containing protein, whose amino-acid sequence MTELADFGAQMTRIAGEMRRESDDTEAALRSMTKFAVDAIPGAEYATVTLVANGTIETPVMVGDLGGQADNLQRDLGEGPCIRAAVSDLTVWIDDMRTETRWPNFAAAAADLGIRSMACFYLYIDGDDSAALNLHSTEPAAFTAEARQLGELFAAHAATAFGAIQEKQQLRAALGSRDIIGQAKGMIMERYRLDADEAFALLARLSQDTNTKLVEVATQIVKAGPEGD is encoded by the coding sequence GTGACCGAGTTGGCGGACTTCGGGGCTCAGATGACGCGCATCGCCGGCGAGATGCGCCGCGAGAGTGACGACACCGAAGCAGCGCTTCGTTCGATGACCAAATTCGCGGTCGACGCCATTCCGGGAGCCGAGTACGCGACCGTGACCCTCGTCGCGAACGGCACCATCGAGACGCCGGTGATGGTCGGCGACCTCGGCGGCCAGGCCGACAATCTGCAGCGGGACCTCGGCGAGGGCCCGTGCATCCGGGCTGCGGTCTCCGATCTCACCGTCTGGATCGACGACATGCGGACCGAGACGCGCTGGCCGAACTTCGCGGCTGCGGCAGCCGATCTCGGTATCCGGTCGATGGCCTGCTTCTACCTCTACATCGACGGCGATGACTCGGCCGCGCTGAATCTTCACAGCACCGAACCGGCGGCATTCACCGCCGAGGCCCGTCAACTCGGCGAGCTGTTCGCCGCGCACGCCGCGACCGCCTTCGGGGCCATCCAGGAGAAGCAGCAACTGCGCGCCGCGCTCGGCTCGCGCGACATCATCGGCCAGGCCAAGGGCATGATCATGGAGCGCTACCGGCTCGACGCCGACGAAGCGTTCGCACTGCTCGCCAGGTTGTCGCAGGACACCAACACCAAACTCGTGGAGGTCGCCACCCAGATCGTCAAGGCGGGACCGGAAGGCGACTGA
- a CDS encoding class I SAM-dependent DNA methyltransferase: MADDHTAGSREGLADNYFHDMYRDSDDPWGFTSRWYEQRKYALSLAALSSPRYGSVFEPGCSVGVLSAQLATRADHLLCTDVSPRAVELARERLDGHDSVEVHVGDIVSDWPPGQFDLIVLSEVLYYLGDADLDELIARLPECLTPTGEVLAVHWRWRVEEYPRTGDEVHAALRSSALHPSASYSDTDFCVDVMTSSPIGSVAQREGLVTVADAHRTA, encoded by the coding sequence ATGGCCGACGACCACACCGCCGGGAGCCGAGAAGGGCTCGCCGACAACTATTTCCACGACATGTACCGAGACAGCGACGACCCCTGGGGCTTCACGTCGCGGTGGTACGAACAACGAAAGTACGCCCTCAGCCTGGCGGCCTTGAGCTCTCCCCGGTACGGGTCGGTGTTCGAGCCCGGCTGCTCGGTCGGCGTGCTCAGCGCGCAGTTGGCCACGCGCGCCGATCATCTGCTGTGCACGGACGTCAGTCCGCGCGCGGTGGAGCTCGCACGCGAGCGACTCGACGGCCACGACTCCGTCGAGGTGCACGTCGGCGACATCGTCTCCGACTGGCCGCCCGGCCAGTTCGACCTGATCGTCCTCAGTGAGGTCCTCTACTACCTCGGTGACGCGGATCTCGACGAACTGATCGCACGGTTGCCGGAATGTCTGACCCCGACGGGCGAGGTGCTCGCGGTGCACTGGCGGTGGCGGGTCGAGGAGTACCCGCGAACCGGTGACGAGGTGCACGCGGCCCTGCGGTCGTCGGCGTTGCACCCGTCAGCGTCGTACTCGGACACGGACTTCTGCGTCGACGTGATGACTTCATCACCCATCGGGTCGGTCGCGCAACGAGAAGGACTCGTCACCGTCGCGGACGCGCACCGTACGGCATAA
- a CDS encoding PIG-L deacetylase family protein produces the protein MTADGSPSTHRFGATPTSAEGTPEVEWQRWFAARGPWPDFEPGVRRLVVLAAHPDDEVLGVGGLMAAAHRRGIEVVALCLSDGSASHPGSPTLSPAELAIRRRAEVDSATSVLGIEPTRWCGLGDGTLADHEDEIEAIVEHTLAEQPETPTALLAVWAHDGHPDHEAVGRGARRVGDRCGVPTWMYPIWMWHWATPDDPDIPWERMRTFVLNDDLEAAKREAVQAFDTQIRPLSPAPEDATVLGPHILDRLLRDREFVFV, from the coding sequence ATGACCGCCGACGGCTCCCCCTCGACGCACCGCTTCGGCGCCACCCCCACCTCGGCGGAGGGAACTCCCGAAGTCGAATGGCAACGGTGGTTCGCCGCGCGGGGTCCGTGGCCCGACTTCGAGCCGGGCGTCCGGCGGCTCGTGGTCCTGGCCGCCCATCCCGACGACGAGGTACTCGGAGTCGGCGGGCTGATGGCGGCTGCCCACCGACGTGGCATCGAGGTCGTCGCGCTCTGCCTGTCCGACGGCTCGGCGTCGCACCCTGGTTCGCCCACGCTCTCGCCCGCCGAGCTGGCGATCCGACGACGCGCCGAAGTGGACTCCGCGACATCGGTTCTGGGCATCGAACCGACGCGATGGTGCGGGCTCGGCGACGGCACGCTCGCCGACCACGAGGACGAGATCGAGGCCATCGTCGAGCACACCCTCGCCGAGCAGCCCGAGACCCCGACGGCCCTGCTGGCGGTGTGGGCGCACGACGGTCATCCCGACCACGAGGCCGTCGGACGGGGTGCCCGACGCGTCGGCGACCGATGTGGCGTCCCCACCTGGATGTATCCGATCTGGATGTGGCACTGGGCGACACCCGACGATCCCGACATCCCGTGGGAGCGGATGCGGACCTTCGTCCTCAACGACGATCTCGAGGCCGCCAAACGAGAGGCCGTGCAGGCCTTCGACACCCAGATCCGCCCGCTGTCACCCGCCCCCGAAGACGCCACCGTCCTCGGACCGCACATCCTCGACCGCCTGCTCCGCGATCGGGAGTTCGTCTTCGTGTGA
- a CDS encoding acyl-CoA dehydrogenase family protein, whose amino-acid sequence MTPARARAIVGDPSFALPRPGGGCTLDRFAALVRACSDDISTGRLVEAHADADAILAEICDGGTAPGEFWGVWAAETRGSGVDARRGAHGWELSGTKEWCSGASSCTHALVTARTDTGNRLFGVDLGHPGVSADSSGWANAGMRDSDTGTVTFDAVPADAIGEPGAYLDRPGFWHGGIGVAACWFGGARKVAAPLYRAAARSDDPLLLMHAGAVDAHLASGWAHLQAAAREIDTDPGAPSKRLAFAVRWSVEQVATAVIDRVGRALGPGPLSADAGHAQAVADLTVYIRQSHADRDLAVLGALTDGVPPGPGSAGP is encoded by the coding sequence GTGACGCCCGCACGGGCACGCGCGATCGTCGGCGACCCGTCCTTCGCGCTCCCCCGCCCGGGCGGCGGATGCACCCTCGACCGGTTCGCCGCCCTCGTCCGGGCCTGCTCCGACGACATCAGCACGGGTCGCCTCGTCGAGGCGCACGCCGACGCCGACGCCATCCTCGCCGAGATCTGCGACGGCGGGACCGCCCCGGGCGAGTTCTGGGGTGTGTGGGCGGCCGAGACCCGCGGGAGCGGCGTCGACGCCCGCCGAGGCGCACACGGCTGGGAACTGAGCGGGACCAAGGAGTGGTGCTCGGGCGCGTCGTCGTGCACCCACGCGCTGGTCACCGCGCGCACCGACACCGGCAACCGGTTGTTCGGCGTCGACCTCGGCCACCCGGGGGTTTCCGCGGACAGCTCGGGCTGGGCCAACGCGGGCATGCGGGACTCCGACACCGGGACCGTCACGTTCGACGCCGTGCCCGCCGACGCGATCGGCGAACCGGGCGCATACCTCGACCGGCCGGGATTCTGGCACGGCGGGATCGGGGTCGCGGCATGCTGGTTCGGCGGGGCCCGCAAGGTCGCGGCGCCGCTCTACCGCGCGGCCGCCCGTTCCGACGACCCGCTGCTGCTGATGCACGCCGGCGCGGTCGACGCCCATCTCGCGTCCGGTTGGGCGCATCTGCAGGCCGCGGCACGCGAGATCGACACCGACCCGGGCGCGCCGTCGAAACGACTCGCCTTCGCCGTGCGCTGGTCGGTCGAACAGGTCGCGACCGCGGTGATCGACCGGGTGGGACGCGCGCTCGGTCCCGGCCCGCTGTCCGCCGACGCCGGTCACGCGCAGGCCGTCGCCGATCTCACCGTCTACATCCGGCAGTCCCACGCCGATCGAGACCTCGCAGTACTCGGCGCACTGACCGACGGCGTCCCACCCGGACCGGGATCGGCGGGTCCATGA
- a CDS encoding glycosyltransferase yields MTPLFVRSPDDRVSPQAPGLPKEHQATAPIERIVVVVPVHNEAERLPACLEALQAAATAVPIPVEVIVVLDACDDDSATLVTDEVSTVVVDVRCVGAARGAGFASMGPSSSEPATTWLATTDADSTVPRDWLAEHVAAADAGADAYVGTVTPDGFDEWPAGTGEMYLREYDPSPGHGHVHGANLGVRASTYADVGGFRELDTDEDVDLVDRLHAAGAVIERGAHAPVRTSTRRDGRARQGFAGYLRQLSGARPDEVAG; encoded by the coding sequence GTGACGCCGCTGTTCGTACGATCGCCCGACGACCGGGTGTCCCCGCAGGCTCCGGGGCTCCCCAAGGAACACCAGGCAACGGCTCCGATCGAGCGCATCGTCGTCGTGGTGCCCGTCCACAACGAGGCCGAGCGTCTGCCCGCGTGCCTCGAAGCCCTGCAGGCCGCGGCGACGGCGGTGCCGATCCCCGTGGAGGTGATCGTGGTGCTCGACGCCTGCGACGACGACTCCGCGACGCTGGTCACGGACGAGGTGTCGACCGTGGTGGTCGACGTCCGCTGTGTCGGCGCGGCGCGCGGAGCCGGCTTCGCGTCTATGGGTCCGTCGTCGTCGGAACCGGCCACCACGTGGCTCGCGACGACCGATGCCGATTCGACGGTTCCGCGCGACTGGCTCGCCGAGCATGTCGCCGCCGCGGATGCGGGGGCGGACGCGTACGTGGGCACGGTCACCCCGGACGGTTTCGACGAGTGGCCGGCGGGAACCGGCGAGATGTACCTGCGGGAGTACGACCCGTCCCCCGGGCACGGTCACGTCCACGGCGCCAATCTCGGCGTCCGCGCCTCGACCTACGCCGACGTCGGCGGTTTCCGCGAGCTCGACACCGACGAGGACGTCGATCTCGTCGACCGCCTGCATGCCGCGGGCGCGGTCATCGAGCGGGGTGCGCACGCGCCGGTCCGCACCTCGACGCGACGCGACGGGCGCGCACGGCAGGGCTTCGCGGGCTACCTGCGGCAGCTGTCCGGGGCCCGGCCCGACGAGGTCGCCGGGTGA
- the glf gene encoding UDP-galactopyranose mutase has translation MATSSSYDLIVVGSGFFGLTVAERAATQLGKRVLVLDRRDHLGGNAYSEAEPTTGIEIHKYGAHLFHTSNERVWEYVNQFTDFTGYQHRVFALHNGQAYQFPMGLGLVSQFFGRYFSPDEARKLIAEQASEIETAEARNLEEKAISLIGRPLYEAFIKHYTAKQWQTDPKELPAGNITRLPVRYTFDNRYFNDTYEGLPVDGYTAWLENMAADDRIEVRLSTDWFDVREQLRADSPDAPVVYTGPVDRYFEYSAGRLGWRTLDFETEVLDTGDFQGTPVMNYNDADVPFTRIHEFRHFHPERDSYPDDKTVIMREFSRFAENDDEPYYPINTPEDRAMLTTYRDLARTETASAGVLFGGRLGTYQYLDMHMAIASALTMFDNTLAPHLRDGAPLVADPAGAE, from the coding sequence GTGGCAACCAGTAGCAGCTATGACCTGATCGTCGTCGGCTCCGGATTCTTCGGCCTCACCGTCGCCGAGCGGGCCGCGACGCAGCTGGGCAAACGGGTCCTCGTGCTCGACCGGCGCGACCACCTCGGTGGCAACGCGTACTCCGAAGCCGAGCCGACGACCGGCATCGAGATCCACAAGTACGGGGCGCACCTGTTCCACACGTCCAACGAGCGGGTGTGGGAATACGTCAACCAGTTCACCGACTTCACCGGCTATCAGCACCGGGTGTTCGCGCTGCACAACGGGCAGGCCTACCAGTTCCCGATGGGCCTCGGGCTGGTCAGCCAGTTCTTCGGCCGTTACTTCAGTCCCGACGAGGCGCGGAAGCTGATCGCCGAGCAGGCCAGCGAGATCGAGACCGCCGAGGCGCGCAATCTCGAGGAGAAGGCGATCAGCTTGATCGGCCGCCCGTTGTACGAGGCGTTCATCAAGCACTACACCGCCAAGCAGTGGCAGACCGATCCCAAGGAACTGCCCGCGGGCAACATCACCCGGCTTCCGGTCCGCTACACCTTCGACAACCGCTACTTCAACGACACCTACGAGGGTCTACCTGTCGACGGTTACACCGCGTGGCTCGAGAACATGGCGGCCGACGACCGCATCGAGGTGCGCCTGTCCACCGACTGGTTCGACGTCCGTGAGCAGCTGCGCGCCGACAGTCCCGACGCCCCGGTCGTCTACACCGGCCCCGTGGACCGTTACTTCGAGTACTCGGCCGGCCGACTCGGCTGGCGCACACTCGACTTCGAGACCGAGGTGCTCGACACCGGCGACTTCCAGGGCACACCGGTGATGAACTACAACGACGCCGACGTCCCGTTCACCCGTATCCACGAGTTCCGGCATTTCCATCCCGAGCGGGACTCCTACCCCGACGACAAGACGGTCATCATGCGGGAGTTCAGCCGGTTCGCCGAGAACGACGACGAGCCGTACTACCCGATCAACACACCCGAGGACCGGGCGATGCTGACCACCTACCGTGACCTCGCCCGCACCGAGACCGCAAGTGCCGGAGTGTTGTTCGGCGGTCGCCTGGGCACCTATCAGTACCTCGACATGCACATGGCGATCGCGAGTGCGCTCACCATGTTCGACAACACCCTGGCACCGCATCTGCGTGATGGTGCGCCGCTGGTGGCCGACCCCGCAGGAGCCGAATAG